One window of the Colletotrichum destructivum chromosome 4, complete sequence genome contains the following:
- a CDS encoding Putative zn(2)Cys(6) fungal-type DNA-binding domain, fungal transcription factor, with product MVNTGHPSRACKLCRARRIKCDETKPFCLKCAKSKRVCPGYRDAFEINLRDETQSTIRKAKSAALRKAIREGRAAEQDEEGEGQTQAKVMEWTPPAAPPPRQQRVNIIPVTSDDDWLDRYSNSSSSEVSPSMSYASSLSYISNQAPDTFVSFKDIEGGTYGMPHTLQTPLDQQATCYFLANYVLAPPTGVGRGILTFVLPLLNMPSYQTSPLQSAFSAVSMAALAGRPHSRRLSSMANLHYSKALEDLTRAMQDRIAVRQDTTLASAILLAFYEGLVSDDVEMSGFKKHISGATAIVKLRGPQQTQSGVGLSMFEFVRATSIRQYTFISNISTEDLTWWARQAVCDTVGHQALVLNLQTTLIRAEADSLLKGARTTDKIDKALTLLQRARSMDDELGEWFNRCPPAWRKVVSGSAAEVPDDKLTLVSAFPGPIYDYPNVWAAGKHINTHVSRLLLNQVVVRCIAWVCAPSDHTLTKEYIDANAIGTEQVADIISSTPYFFGWTGDALSTPYFPCGTSEMPKGLAGVSCMWPLLATGSSRFATKKQRIYIKARLARIAEEMGIRQADVFSKQIMLQSAEPDPANSYCPDTYFHLRK from the exons ATGGTCAACACGGGGCATCCGAGCAGAGCGTGCAAGCTGTGCCGTGCGAGGAGGATCAAGTGTGACGAGACCAAGCCGTTCTGTCTAAAGTGCGCCAAGTCGAAAAGAGTCTGCCCAGGGTACCGGGACGCTTTTGAGATCAATTTGCGGGATGAGACGCAGTCAACCATCCGCAAGGCCAAGTCGGCCGCTCTGCGCAAGGCCATTAGGGAAGGGCGCGCGGCGGagcaggatgaagaaggcgaaggccAAACTCAGGCCAAGGTGATGGAATGGActccgccggcggcaccacctcctcgacaGCAACGGGTCAACATCATACCCGTGACGAGTGATGACGATTGGTTGGACAGATActcgaactcgtcgtcgtcggaagTTTCGCCGTCAATGTCTTATgcctcgtcgctgtcgtaCATCAGCAACCAAGCGCCCGACACGTTCGTGTCATTCAAAGACATCGAGGGGGGCACATATGGGATGCCGCACACGTTGCAGACGCCACTCGACCAGCAAGCCACTTGTTACTTTCTCGCCAACTATGTCCTTGCCCCGCCGACAGGCGTCGGACGGGGAATCCTTACCTTCGTCCTCCCGCTGTTGAACATGCCGAGCTACCAAACCTCACCGCTGCAGTCGGCCTTTTCTGCCGTGTCGATGGCCGCGCTGGCGGGTAGGCCGCACTCGCGGCGGCTGTCCTCGATGGCCAACTTACACTATAGCAAAGCTCTCGAAGATCTGACGCGAGCCATGCAGGACAGGATCGCCGTCCGACAGGATACGACACTTGCTTCGGCGATTCTCCTGGCCTTTTATGAAGGGCTGGTGtcggacgacgtcgagatgTCCGGCTTCAAGAAGCACATCTCCGGAGCGACGGCCATTGTGAAGCTGCGAGGGCCCCAGCAAACACAATCCGGAGTGGGGTTGAGCATGTTCGAATTCGTGAGAGCAACATCG ATTCGGCAATACACATTCATCTCCAACATTTCAACCGAAGACTTGACCTGGTGGGCACGGCAGGCGGTTTGCGACACCGTCGGCCATCAGGCTCTGGTGCTGAACCTCCAGACGACGCTTATCCGGGCAGAGGCCGACAGTCTGCTCAAGGGGGCGCGGACGACTGACAAGATCGACAAGGCCCTGACGCTGTTGCAGAGGGCTCGAAgcatggacgacgagctcggcgagtGGTTCAACcgatgcccgccggcctggagAAAGGTCGTCTCGGGATCCGCTGCCGAAGTGCCGGACGACAAGCTTACTCTCGTATCGGCGTTTCCGGGACCAATCTATGACTATCCGAACGTGTGGGCGGCGGGGAAGCACATCAACACTCATGTGTCGCGTCTGCTGCTCAATCAGGTGGTTGTCCGTTGCATCGCTTGGGTCTGCGCGCCGAGCGACCACACCCTCACCAAGGAGTACATCGACGCCAATGCGATCGGCACGGAGCAGGTGGCAGACATCATATCAAGCACGCCCTACTTCTTCGGTTGGACTGGGGACGCACTCAGCACGCCCTACTTCCCTTGCGGGACATCCGAGATGCCCAAAGGGCTGGCTGGTGTGTCCTGTATGTGGCCTCTGCTTGCCACTGGGTCCAGTCGGTTCGCAACCAAGAAGCAGCGAATCTACATCAAAGCCCGGCTGGCAAGAATTGCCGAAGAAATGGGCATTCGCCAAGCTGATGTCTTTTCAAAA CAAATCATGTTGCAATCGGCGGAACCAGACCCAGCAAACAGTTACTGTCCAGACACTTATTTCCATCTACGTAAATAG